TCTCATTATGTCAATGGAACTTGCTTCTCATATACAAGCAAACAGGCACCACACACAGCAAATGCCACCGcagtttttcttttgtttctttattCTCGGTCTTGCTTGGAAATCTTACTGTCTATAAATGTAGCTACATAGAATCTATACCCATATTTGTGAACCTTACATGTGCTTACTGCCTATAGACTCACTAGAAAAGAATTTACCATAATTATAATTTCTCACTATGTCAATGAAGCTTGCTTCACATATAGAAGTAAAATGGCAGTATGGCACCATCCACCATAGCAGCATATGCTACTGTGTTCACACAAGCAAGCAGCCAAAAGAAAAGTGTCTATGCATCATCAGGAAAAAAGTCAAAGATAGGCAATACAATAGAAGACTTCAATGGCAAATCCACTCACCGGATAAATCTATGGAAACGTCATTGTAATTATGCATTGCCAGTGCCCAACCTGCACTTCAAACATAGAGGTAAACAGGTAACAGTAACACAACATCATGCATGTGCCCTTGCAATTCTGAAATAACTTATCATTATTCTATCTTTTCGTGTAtccaaaaaagaaacaatactTCTCTTTTGAAACATTGGCCATGCTATAGGACAAATTGATCAGTCAGACAATGGAAAATATTTAAGTTGGTCCAAACAAGAAACTCTTGTATAAGTATATTAACAAGACCTAAACAGTTAAATACCTTTTAAGACATTGGCCCAAGTTGTTTGATGAGATAAGGATACAGCAATGTGATTAAAATAAAACCACATAGAAAAGATTGCAAAAAAGCACTGTCACCTACATGTATTTAATAAAAGAACCTGACTGCAGAAAATCAGACATATACTTTTGAATCTTTGATCACAACTAAGACACATCTGTCATGAGAATAAGTGACCCACACATATAAAAGGTCAAAGTTATTTTGCAGTGAATCACAGCATGACTTCGATGTCTCCAGGTGACCATGTTAGTTTCATTGTTCTATATTCTTACTCCAAACCTTTAACTGTTGTTGATATATTGAAGAAACAATGTAATCAATATAATTGCTTGGGACCATAAGTAATCCTTCTAAAACAACTGCATTATGCACTTACGATTGTTCAAAAGCTGGGAAGCCTCACTGTGACAGCACCCATCTAAAGCTATTAAGCCTGGACGAGAGTTCTCCTTCAGGACATTGCTGCTCCCTAAATCCACATGATCTATAATTGGAAGGTTTCTTGGAGAGGCGTACTGTTGATTCTTCTCTGTATCACTTGCATAAAGACTGTTACTTCGATCAAGCCGGTCTGCAAAATGAAGATAACCTTAAACCCTTTATCATTGAGGGTCCAAGGCTCCAAGTTCTAGTAAATATAAAGATATAAAgaaaatttctaatattttcATGCAGCAGACAGCTAACCATTCAATACAAAGAAAATTCCATATCTTTGTATAGCATAACTGTAGAAAGAATCTTGAATTTGGCTGCTAAGACATTTACTGCATACTAAACCACAACGGAAATTCACATTCTATTCAAGAAAAGCAAGCTGAAGCATGTCATGCAATACCCAGTGAGAAtagcaaaaatattaaaaatctcaGATCCAGTAGTAAAATTGATCTTTCCAGAGCAATGGGTCTGCTCCAAAATTTTATACCCAACAAAAAACTTAAACAACAACTAATACGCCTTCATCACAAACTAGTTAAGGTCAACTTTGTGGATCCTTTTTTTCCCATTTAACTCTATGTGATACCAGTTCCACATTAACATTCAAAAAAGCCTTTGGTACTACTTCCTTTCACTTCATTTTAGGACTTCCTCTTTTCCACACCACTCCTACCACTAGTTATCACATTTCCATATAGGCACATTTGGCACTCTATATTGGACATGGCTaaagcattttaaattttaattgatactATCTCATTTCATCTCCAATGTGTGCTACCGCTACCTAACATACATTCTCTAATAGATGTCATTTCTAATCTTATCCATTAGCATATCTATCttaacatgcatctctaccatACTCATCTTGTGGATATGTTGTAAATTAGATGCCAAACATAGACTCCCATAAAGCACAATGCAATAAAGTTGGTTTAACAATTGTTCTGTAAAACTTACCTTTCACTTTATCAGTGATCTTAAGGTTATATAACACACCCATCATGCTTCTTTATTTCATCCATCCTATTTTTATCCTGTGTATTACACTTATATCCTCATCTATTGCTCTGTTCTTTTGGATAATAGAacctaaatatttaaattggtTGCAATTATGCACCAAAGCTATATCCAATTGAACCTTTTTTTATGAGAGCTAAATGCATAATAAATACATTTTGTATTATTTCTACTTAGCCTAAACCCTTAATCCTCCAATGTCCTTCACATTCTGGCTTTTGATTAACTACTTTACTGGTTTATTTACTAAGACAACATCATCTGCAAATAACACAGATTATAGAACATCATCTTGGATATGAGTGGCTAGCACTCATATGAAACATCCTTCACATTCACCAATTTATTTACTAAGacaatatcatctgcagatAATATAGATTATAGAAATCTTGCATACGAGTGGCTAGCACTCATCCATAACTAAGGCAAACATGAAACATGTATGACTCAAATTCAATCCCTAATGTAAACCTACTGTCATGGAGAAATCAAATGGAGATCCTTCTTCCTCTCCCTAAAAATTTCTCTTCTCAACAGAAGATAAGCTCTGTTCTAGGTCTACCAAGTATAGAGCAAACTAGTTCTTTGACAACAAAGTAGGAGAAGAAAGGGAGAAGCAAAGAAACATGACCCAAATGTATGATAAGACAAGTATGACCACCAAATTGACATTTCATTTTCTTTGTCTTAATAAACatttgcaaataaaataacatgagcatccaaaattttaaagtataatGTTTTTCATACAAATTGTTCAATTGTCTTTGTTAAATCACAAAGACATATCGAAAAATAATGATTTTCCACTGTACAAAGGAGTTCCTCCAAAAATCTATCACATTCCCATGTAGGGTAAAACCCAAATCTACAACAGTAAAATGGCAACCAAACTCATCTCAAAGTTCTCAACCAAGAAAAGTCAAATACACTTTTTTTTCCCAAATATTTATTTGTAGACTACCCAAGTGCTAAGACAAGTCACACACTTtcagataaaaaagaaaagacaagTCATACCACTAATCAAGTCATCTTTAAGATACTCAAGCCTTAACCCTAAACTAGTTGGGGTCAACAATAAAGACCATTGTCGCTATTCCGCAATGTGGATACTTTTCACAAATCTTCACGGTCACTCCAAAGCATCCTTCTCAATTCTTCTCACAAAGATAGGCCTACAGTTACTTTCACATGGATAAAGAAATAGTTAAAGCAACAAATTTCTATCATCTTTTTTGTAATATTCTCTCCACTCGTATTGCTCCATtaccatttttaaaaaaaaaaaacttccattactaaattattattagaactaaaaattttacttttttgatGCATATTAAACATGTTATATTAGgatgttaataaataaattaccatCTGAAAAAGGGAAGTAGCCAACAATTTGGGACAAATGAAAATGGAAAATAAGCCTATATTTGGGACAAGGGGAGCAATTGCTTGTGGCATAAATGTTTTTAACCATTAAGTCTTATGAACAGTTATGCAATGCCAATGCACTCATAACTTTTAGacataaaataattactttCTAACTAAAGCATTAGTACATAAATTCAGCATTGTTCTTCTAAAATCATATTAACCTATCTTGTGGGTCTCAAATTATTTGTAAGGTCCTTTCTTCCATTGTGCTTGGAGAAAAAGCAGCACTTCAATGAGGAACTCAAATAATAGATGTTATTGTTAAAATCAAAACCAAATTGTTTAGAACAGTGCCATTGTCACTAATTGGGTACTACGGGTTCTAGAAGTCTTTAGAGATATAGTCTTTATAAGAAGAGCTAATGTTTCCTTTTAGTTGGAAGATCTTTCATTTGATTCAGCCGTCCAACAACTTTGAGACAAATTGCTAGATGGGATGATTAACGAGTAAAATCTCATCCAAGtcaattaagaataagaaacgCATTCATTATTGAACTCCAGTCCCTCTTTAATCATTGTCACGATGAGAAACAGAGAAAAGTGAAGACACCGAATGCATTGGGAAACAAAGAGATTCAAGCTGACCAAGATCTTCCAATTGAACTGAATAAAGTACCATAAAGGAAAAAATTTGTAGTTGGTATGAGCCTTATgttaaaaagagagagagagaagggggGAGGACCCTATAAACATGATGACCAATAAACAAGTGTCGTGTCTGGAATTAAGCTATGAAACAGCTGCATTTATACTGAATTACTTTGACAAAGTTCCCTAATTagcaaaatcataaaaacatttcaacAATATTTCCTAGCAAAACTCTAACCTAGACAATCTCAGTAAAGAGATTAAAAGAAAATAGCAAATTTGAAAAAGAAGCAGCAGACCTGATTTGCGCCTGCTAATAGAACGATTCCTGCAATTATTGAAACAGCATCACCTTATGCCTCATCTTAGGTTCATGTAACAAATACCAATAAGCaaaggtaaaagaaaagaaagcttgCCTTTGATTGGGAGGAGGATAGCGTTTGACGATGGTGGTGGAATCAGGCTGAGCTGCAGGTGCAGGGTTTTCCAGCATCTCTGCCTCCTTGTCTCTCCTCCTCTCAATCGCCGCTACACCTGGTGGCCTCCTCTGGATTCTGGATTGTGTTGGATCCAGGGGGTCTGTTGGTCAGAGTCTCATTCGCTTACGCTATGCGCCTTTCAAAACATTCGTTGGTGCAGACCATCCGCACTAGCTGTAAATTGTATTTTCATCCacatttatttttctcattttcaatTTGACCCCTCTTCTATTCAATTTCAATATTAATCAATTCGGCTAATTCAATTCgatatataagtataatcaaTTAAGTTTCAATTTTAATCTCTAATAATTTAGTTTTCAGTTTTCTGTAATCAGTTTAAAATCAAGCTAACCATCTGCTCACTCCTAATTTTGGTATGATCTGATGTACGGAGATTTAAACTTGAATGTTAATTAATAAAAGCCTTTTCatgcatatttatttaaaagaaaaattattatttaatttctataatagaaaaaatttattaattaattttttaattttaaaaaatatattaaaatattttaatattttaaaaaatttattaattaatttttttaaattttattaataaatattttattatttaattttataattttaaaaattatattaatcgattttttaaatttttaaaaaatttattaattaattctccagaacattttaaaattttttttataatatttcattattgaaatttatagattaattaataaattttttaaaatataaaaaaaatttaatatattttttaaattaataaattaattaataattttttagaaactaaggagtaattttttttaaaaaaaaaattgtgaatctATTCAAGACATGAATCTAACCAGTTTCAACTCAATTCATatagatattttttttctttttaataatgcGCATGGAAAGCGTTAAAATAAACTTAAGAGAGTGAAAATCAAATTCGAAATTTCGAGACTAATATATGCGGCTTGCAATCATATACTAAGCGGCTTCTTGAACATATTGACCATAACTCATACATACAAATCACTCGTACTCAGGGACGGATGTGTGTATGGCCATGGTTCCTGAAATTTTCTAAGTTAATCGggaaaattttaagtaattttcttttaactaaaaaaaaaaatattattaagttctttaaatttaaaaattttatcaatttatttttatttaaaagttatttaattaaaaaacttttatattttataaaattaatttttttaattttatattaaaaaattattaatttatcttaaatttatattatttaattaatataattttaattatatatattattcattctctataattttaaatattcatactatttaatttatttaattaaaattaaaataaataaattaattatttttttatataattaaataatttaatttcataaaatatagaaatattttaatagaataattttaatattaaaacaattaataaattttttaaaaacttaaaaatttgataataattctcccataaataaaatttctaacatccaatattatttttatagcaaCAGCTCTCACCCatatatttctctttatttttattttttttacaatccaaaaaatttatttataatttttaaaatttcaactttaaatattttacttatttttttaaatatgtataaaataagtatttaaaatttttatttttagtatgcatgtaaataaaaatgttttaaaataattaaaattaaatattgattaaaaataaattagatttcTGACTTAAACTtctactttattttattaattgaatacTTTCACATTTCACAACAATGATAATgccatttcataaaaaattaagccAAGTCTCTTTGATGCATGGAATTATAAActactaaaaaaaattagcattttattttaaaataaattttagattagTGTAAATCAAAATTTATAGTATATAGTACTATTAATgaacattatatttttaatagcttttttttataatattatcgtGATTTAATACAAAATCaatctatttaatataattttaaatttaaaataatttggtTTGAGCGAATATGACTGTTGATgcattttaatatgatttagtatttttaatattttaacataaTATATTACATGAGATTTACATATGAACTTTAATCATGTATAAATTTACTaatacataaaaacatgaaaatttaGTATTAAACAAGtaatattttaacaaaaaataaaaataccaataattgtaaaattattttctaaaatatatatactataatttttataagattgatttttaattccaataaaatttttaaattcttttaaactttttatcttAACCGTTCAACCGACCATGCTAAACAAGCTTGTCTCTACATCACCAACTGTAAAATAAGAGATTAAGATCTGTAACCCATCAAATcatttattaatgaattaattattttctttttcctttttatatatTGTTCATTCGCCTATCGTAAATAAACCACCACCCACATCTCCCCAAATCCTTCGCATCCACTAGAAAACTCAGAAATTTTCCCACGCAAACACAAGGGATTCTGCTTCTGCGTCTCCTTCAAGCTGTTCTTGGCGGCATCTGAATCCGGATCCTACCTGTTTCTACCCTTGCTGTTCTTGGCTTGTTCAGATCTGCTTCGGGTAACCTTCTTAATCTCCCAATttcttgagatttttttttcttttgatgtATAGGCGTAgttatttatattcttttaaGTATATATTTATACGTGCGTTTAGCTTTCCTGTTAGATCTATGACTCTGTACTGAAGGTTGTTTCATGTTGGAGGTAGTATTGTTCATGGCCTCTATAGACGCTTTTGTGATTTTTCCTCGGAAATTTTATGTTCAGTCCTCTGATCTGCCTTGCTAAAAGCTTCATCTGATCTTGTTATGTTTAATTATGTTTGTGTAGCATTTCTGCGTATCTGTTAATGGATCTGGTGCTTGATAGTTGAAtggaaataattattttcttttggaacttaaaataataaacaaatgTTCATGTTATTTGTTTAGTTATAAAGTAAGATTGATAGTAATGATTTGATTTCCTatagatttgattttaaatttgctTGTAGGTGAACTTAGATCGAGCATTGATTCAAAGATCTGCGTAATTTAGTAGCTTTCACATTGATGTCGAAAATGAGGATGCCCACCGTTTATTGGGCTTCCCTTTTGGTGTTCATCTTTGTGCATGCTTGCAATGCCTTTTATCTGCCTGGCAGCTATATGCACACCTATTCAACCGGTGAACCTATATTGGCCAAAGTTAATTCCTTAACTTCTATTGAAACTGAGCTTCCCTTCAGTTACTATAGCCTACCTTACTGCAAGCCAGCTGGTGGAATAAAAAAAAGTGCTGAGAATCTTGGGGAGCTCCTTATGGGAGATCAGATTGATAACTCACCTTACCAGTTTAGAATGAATGTTAATGAGTCTGTTTTCCTTTGTACTACTCCTCCATTGAGTGAGCATGAGGTAAAGCTTTTGAAGCAGAGAACCCGTGATCTGTATCAAGTGAATATGATTTTAGATAATTTGCCTGCCATGAGGTATGCAAAGCAAAATGGAGTTAACATTCAGTGGACTGGGTTTCCAGTTGGGTATGCACCACAGAATAGTAATGATGATTACATTATCAATCACCTTAAGTTCACAGTTTTGGTTCATGAGTATGAAGGGAGTGGTGTGGAGATAATTGGTACTGGGGAAGAAGGTATGGGTGTCATTTCTGAAGCTGATAAGAAGAAAGCATCTGGTTATGAGATAGTTGGTTTTGAGGTTGTCCCATGCAGTGTTAAATATGATCCTGAAACAATGTCTAAGCTTCATATGTATGATAATATCTCATCTGCCAACTGCCCCTTGGAACTTGACAAGTCTCAGGTAATAAGGGAGCAAGAGAGAGTTTCTTTCACTTATGAGGTTTCATTTGTGAAAAGTGATACTAGATGGCCATCTCGTTGGGATGCTTATTTGAAGATGGAAGGTGCTCGTGTCCACTGGTTCTCTATTCTTAATTCTCTTATGGTGATCTTTTTCCTAGCTGGCATTGTTTTTGTCATTTTCTTGAGGACTGTGAGAAGGGATTTGACAAGATATGAGGAATTGGACAAAGAAGCTCAAGCACAGATGAATGAGGAGCTTTCAGGTTGGAAGCTTGTTGTTGGTGATGTGTTCAGAGAACCAGATTGCTCCAAGCTTCTTTGCGTCATGGTTGGAGATGGAGTTCAGATTACGGGGATGGCAGTGGTCACAATTGTTTTTGCAGCCCTTGGTTTCATGTCACCAGCTTCACGAGGAATGCTGCTGACAGGAATGATAATTCTTTATCTTTTCTTGGGCATTGCTGCAGGCTATGTTTCAGTACGTTTGTGGAGAACCGTGAAGGGAACATCAGAAGGATGGAGGTGTGTTTCCTGGGCATCTGCATGCTTCTTCCCTGGAATTGCCTTTGTCATCCTCACAGTGTTGAATTTCATTCTATGGGGAAGCAAGAGTACTGGTGCTATTCCCATTTCCTTGTATTTTGTACTTCTGGCCCTGTGGTTCTGTATTTCAGTGCCACTCACCCTCCTGGGAGGATTCTTTGGGACACGAGCTGAGGCAATTCAGTATCCAGTCCGAACCAACCAGATCCCAAGGGAAATTCCTGCACGCAAATACCCATCATGGCTTCTTGTTCTTGGTGCTGGAACACTTCCATTTGGTACCCTTTTCATCGAGTTGTTCTTCATCCTTTCCAGCATCTGGCTTGGAAGGTTTTATTATGTCTTTGGTTTCTTGCTCATTGTTCTTCTGCTATTGGTAATTGTTTGTGCTGAAGTGTCAGTGGTTCTAACTTACATGCATCTGTGCGTGGAGGACTGGCGATGGTGGTGGAAGGCATTCTTTGCATCCGGTTCAGTTGCTCTCTATGTGTTCTTATACTCCATCAATTATTTGGTTTTTGACCTGCAGAGTTTGAGTGGACCTGTGTCAGCTATACTGTATCTTGGGTACTCACTGCTCATGGCAATAGCAATCATGTTGTCTACTGGCACAATCGGCTTCCTTATGTCCTTCTACTTTGTCCATTACCTTTTCTCGTCGGTAAAGATTGACTAGAAGCGTTTAACGTCTTAACAATCAGTTGAGAAGGAAACTGCTTGCACAAAGAGGAAGCTGTCCCCTATTCAcaattttctctctctctctctctctctctctctctctctctctcttatggGATTTGCTAAAATTTCTTAAGATAGCTGATATTGTTGTGCTGTATTAAAGACTCAGATGATATGGCTAAAAATGATCAAGGcctgttatattttttttctgctTTTGAGTTTAGGACATGATAGTAGTTTTGAGCTTCATTAGAAATTGTAGAAACTGGTGATGGTCTTGCTGTTATGTACTATTTCTTTTTCTCACTTCAATTTTATCATTGAAAAGAAGTTAAATGACATTTTCATATCTCAATCATTCAGTATTGTCAAAATTTGTCTTTATTTTTACCGAGTTGCTATTGAAACTGGATAAATTTCTGTTCGCATAGTTGTTCTGCAAGATATGACCTCGTTGATATCTTGTGTTTTTCCCCAAATAATAAGTCATTGGCGTATAATGTTCACCTGACTGGTGGCTGCATTGAGCATGTGGAGGTGATTAAATTAGATTTAGGGGCTTAGCTGCCATTTGCTGATATTCTGATTTTAGGGGTTGATTTCGTGAATGGCCAATCTAATTTCAGCACCATTACACCGGTCATTATGTTGATTTGGATGGGAATGGGATAGACCCGGTTATGGTATGGTTTGGAATTGGAAGTTAACCGATTCATTTTGGAAGTGAAACTTGGCCAAAATGATTAAATCCATATTCATTAAAAATGGATTTCAACCAGATGGAATCAGACAGGAATAATTCTTCTTtccaataaaataaaagaaatatatatattattaaattacttGCAAATGTCATTAATCATCCGATGAATAGCGTTTTAAAACCTTCCAAATTGCAAATCATACTCCAGTTGATatctaaaaattttacaaaattcaattttaattgaattttttttttcaattttcatgtTTATATAGAAAAACAAACAAATTCATCAAGTCAAAGAAACATCTTCACAAAATGGAGGTCTCATATAGTCTATAGGCTCTGTCTATACTgaaaaataagtataaaaacAACGAGTCCAAGCCACTGCATAAGCCAGTTGGTTTGCTTGTATAGGAACCCAATCTCAGCCACAACTTCTGATCTCCTGGATTTCAGTATTTATAACTACCAGGATCGTAAGCATAGAGCACTCCCAACATGCCACAGCAAATGGACCACATTTTCCCCAAGCCCACAAAACCCATAAAGTAATATCCATTTGCAATGGCTCTGGTACTCTGATAAGGCATGACCCTTGCCTCTTTTCAGAGTAAATGACCTCTACAATGGTAATTTTGTTGCAGATTTATTTGATGAAAGCAAGGTGAATTGGAATATTCCTCTGATAGCATTTTCTGGTTTCATGAGAGAAATTGCATCTTTACAGTGGGATCAGCTTATAAAAAATCCTTGCCAGCAAGGATCATAATTCAGAGAGAAATCAATCTCAGTTATCCAGCTAATACTCAACAAGCAACTtgaagccaattatggaaacTCCCACTTCAACCTAAGTGAAAATCTTTATTTAGAAGACCCTTCGTAATGCTTTAAAGTGAAAGAAAAATCTCTACAGAAGAGGCATGAAGATTGATCCCTCTTACCGTAACAGCTCTGAAACTGTTGAGTATACTATTTTTCAGTGTTCTCGTACTCAAACAACTTGGTTTGCCGGCTTTGAGAAAATTCATGACTGCGTGTTTGACATTGACCTactatttactttatttttaacaaaaagcTAATATCTCGTTATGTTAGACTAAGtttaaattagataaaatattttcaatatatatatatatttttttttgaaataagggGCTGGGGGAGTCGAATCTTAGACCTTTCAAGgttacaggatgcactttccaccagactaagccttggagtgcaaaatattttcaatattaacTTTATAATTCTCAACAGAGTGAAATTGATTCAACAATTATTCACTAAGGATGATCGCGATGTatttattaacatttttttaaataattatttcattcttataataatatatccaatttaaatagattaataatttaatt
This genomic interval from Manihot esculenta cultivar AM560-2 chromosome 12, M.esculenta_v8, whole genome shotgun sequence contains the following:
- the LOC110627292 gene encoding uncharacterized protein LOC110627292 isoform X1, which translates into the protein MLENPAPAAQPDSTTIVKRYPPPNQRNRSISRRKSDRLDRSNSLYASDTEKNQQYASPRNLPIIDHVDLGSSNVLKENSRPGLIALDGCCHSEASQLLNNRWALAMHNYNDVSIDLSERPVMYSGSSASAWGHYRFPHQFISSANSGGEMDFLRELRRAILNSSANPSN
- the LOC110627292 gene encoding uncharacterized protein LOC110627292 isoform X3, which gives rise to MLENPAPAAQPDSTTIVKRYPPPNQRNRSISRRKSDRLDRSNSLYASDTEKNQQYASPRNLPIIDHVDLGSSNVLKENSRPGLIALDGCCHSEASQLLNNRWALAMHNYNDVSIDLSGKANLGRCMCGYFYQDGGCGLCGYAG
- the LOC110627292 gene encoding uncharacterized protein LOC110627292 isoform X2, which codes for MLENPAPAAQPDSTTIVKRYPPPNQRNRSISRRKSDRLDRSNSLYASDTEKNQQYASPRNLPIIDHVDLGSSNVLKENSRPGLIALDGCCHSEASQLLNNQRPVMYSGSSASAWGHYRFPHQFISSANSGGEMDFLRELRRAILNSSANPSN
- the LOC110628159 gene encoding transmembrane 9 superfamily member 12, with amino-acid sequence MSKMRMPTVYWASLLVFIFVHACNAFYLPGSYMHTYSTGEPILAKVNSLTSIETELPFSYYSLPYCKPAGGIKKSAENLGELLMGDQIDNSPYQFRMNVNESVFLCTTPPLSEHEVKLLKQRTRDLYQVNMILDNLPAMRYAKQNGVNIQWTGFPVGYAPQNSNDDYIINHLKFTVLVHEYEGSGVEIIGTGEEGMGVISEADKKKASGYEIVGFEVVPCSVKYDPETMSKLHMYDNISSANCPLELDKSQVIREQERVSFTYEVSFVKSDTRWPSRWDAYLKMEGARVHWFSILNSLMVIFFLAGIVFVIFLRTVRRDLTRYEELDKEAQAQMNEELSGWKLVVGDVFREPDCSKLLCVMVGDGVQITGMAVVTIVFAALGFMSPASRGMLLTGMIILYLFLGIAAGYVSVRLWRTVKGTSEGWRCVSWASACFFPGIAFVILTVLNFILWGSKSTGAIPISLYFVLLALWFCISVPLTLLGGFFGTRAEAIQYPVRTNQIPREIPARKYPSWLLVLGAGTLPFGTLFIELFFILSSIWLGRFYYVFGFLLIVLLLLVIVCAEVSVVLTYMHLCVEDWRWWWKAFFASGSVALYVFLYSINYLVFDLQSLSGPVSAILYLGYSLLMAIAIMLSTGTIGFLMSFYFVHYLFSSVKID